A stretch of the Arthrobacter stackebrandtii genome encodes the following:
- a CDS encoding MoaD/ThiS family protein — protein sequence MSGEVTMLVPRLLQPLVGDSAELRLDVGEGAPLSELLDAVAAEYPIFGRRLRDETGALRRFVNIYLDGDEVRRLSGLDTRIAAGAELLVIQSVAGG from the coding sequence ATGTCGGGAGAGGTGACGATGCTCGTGCCACGGCTGCTCCAGCCCCTGGTGGGGGACAGTGCGGAACTGCGGCTTGACGTGGGGGAGGGGGCTCCGCTGTCCGAGCTGCTGGATGCCGTTGCCGCGGAGTACCCCATTTTCGGCCGCCGCCTAAGGGACGAAACCGGGGCGCTGCGCCGCTTCGTCAACATCTACCTCGACGGAGACGAGGTGCGCCGGCTCTCCGGCCTGGACACCCGTATCGCCGCCGGTGCCGAACTGCTGGTCATCCAGTCCGTCGCCGGCGGTTAG
- a CDS encoding metal-sensitive transcriptional regulator — METEQYGYSEEKQAYLRRLKRAEGQVRGIARMVEEDKYCIDILTQMAAVNKALHAVSIGLLEDHIAHCVVNAANESQESGNPEIVSDKVAEATAAISRLLRS, encoded by the coding sequence ATGGAAACAGAACAATACGGATACTCGGAAGAGAAGCAGGCCTACCTCCGACGCCTCAAGCGCGCCGAGGGCCAGGTCCGCGGTATCGCCCGGATGGTCGAGGAAGACAAGTACTGCATCGACATCCTCACCCAGATGGCCGCCGTCAACAAGGCCCTGCACGCCGTCAGCATCGGCCTGCTGGAAGACCACATTGCGCACTGCGTGGTCAACGCCGCCAATGAATCCCAGGAATCAGGCAACCCGGAGATCGTCTCCGACAAGGTCGCCGAAGCCACCGCCGCAATTTCCCGCCTACTCAGGAGCTAA
- a CDS encoding helix-turn-helix transcriptional regulator, translating to MKRTERLHALSEMLRRSGSRGRTAERLASEFGVSVRTIKRDLDALENSGAPVWARPGPGGGYGLAGRANLPPITLTPEQAVALLAAVTAAPDAPFADLAAAGIRKIVDVLDPRTRKRADELARRIWINTETPVARVISSALEQAMAEQLVVRIRYSSATGNTTTRDVEPVIFACRDGRWYLIGWCRMRNDMRWFLLKRIERASVTRMPCGDHGVEEAGIPPATARSVRLGDGQQPVQARPDLRLDPDEREG from the coding sequence ATGAAGCGGACGGAGAGGCTTCACGCGTTGTCGGAAATGCTGCGTCGCAGCGGCTCTCGCGGGCGCACAGCCGAACGGCTGGCGAGCGAGTTCGGCGTGTCCGTGCGCACCATCAAGAGGGACCTGGATGCGCTGGAGAACAGCGGCGCGCCAGTCTGGGCCCGTCCGGGGCCCGGCGGCGGGTACGGCCTGGCCGGCCGTGCCAATCTCCCGCCAATCACCCTGACACCGGAGCAGGCAGTGGCCCTGCTCGCTGCCGTCACGGCAGCGCCTGATGCGCCTTTTGCGGATCTCGCCGCCGCAGGCATCCGGAAGATTGTCGATGTGCTGGACCCGCGGACCCGCAAAAGGGCGGACGAACTCGCCCGCCGAATCTGGATCAACACCGAAACTCCCGTTGCGCGGGTGATCAGCTCCGCCCTCGAGCAGGCAATGGCGGAGCAACTGGTTGTCCGGATCCGCTATTCCTCGGCCACTGGAAACACAACCACCCGCGACGTTGAGCCCGTGATCTTCGCTTGCCGGGACGGGCGCTGGTACCTGATCGGCTGGTGCCGCATGAGGAACGACATGCGGTGGTTCCTGCTCAAGCGCATCGAACGCGCCAGCGTCACCAGGATGCCTTGCGGGGACCATGGCGTTGAAGAGGCCGGCATTCCCCCGGCGACCGCCAGATCGGTACGGCTCGGAGATGGCCAACAACCAGTGCAAGCACGCCCGGATTTGAGGCTGGATCCTGACGAACGTGAGGGATAA
- a CDS encoding alpha/beta fold hydrolase: protein MTTEKTSPKIILVPGHWLGAWAWDELLENLPANGPWAVPLTLPGLDPTDAERSSRTLDDQTAAIERALTADDGEAVIVAHSGANAPVSLVLDRHPELVRRVIWVDSGPVAPGTAFAPGFPEDAEGLPLPPFNVLGRQASLEGLDAGTLERFRNRAVPEPGPVLRQAVELTNDARLEVPNTLVCCSIPSSQVRELVEAGHPMFAEVANLKKVDYIDLPTGHWPMWSRPEALARIILDAYAAD from the coding sequence ATGACAACTGAAAAGACCAGCCCGAAAATAATCCTTGTGCCTGGCCACTGGCTGGGTGCCTGGGCTTGGGACGAATTGCTTGAGAACCTTCCGGCCAACGGGCCGTGGGCTGTTCCACTGACTCTGCCGGGCCTGGACCCAACGGACGCTGAACGATCCTCCAGAACGCTTGATGATCAGACCGCAGCAATCGAGCGGGCCTTGACTGCTGATGACGGGGAGGCGGTCATTGTGGCACACAGCGGCGCCAACGCCCCGGTGAGTCTCGTCCTCGACCGGCATCCAGAGTTGGTCCGCCGGGTGATCTGGGTCGACAGCGGCCCGGTCGCCCCCGGCACAGCTTTCGCCCCTGGCTTCCCCGAAGACGCAGAGGGGCTTCCGCTGCCGCCCTTCAACGTGCTTGGCCGGCAAGCCAGCCTTGAGGGCCTGGATGCCGGCACTCTTGAACGGTTCAGGAATCGTGCCGTTCCGGAGCCAGGTCCTGTGCTGCGCCAAGCCGTGGAACTCACCAACGACGCCCGCCTTGAGGTGCCGAACACTCTCGTGTGTTGTTCGATTCCGAGCTCGCAGGTGAGGGAGCTCGTCGAAGCAGGCCACCCAATGTTCGCTGAGGTCGCAAACCTCAAAAAGGTCGACTACATCGACCTCCCAACGGGCCATTGGCCCATGTGGAGCCGCCCCGAAGCGCTGGCCCGGATCATCCTGGACGCTTACGCAGCCGACTGA
- a CDS encoding WD40/YVTN/BNR-like repeat-containing protein: MENSEATNGMRSEMTHLLAVGTKKGLWLGTSNDRVNYSFTGPHFLMQEIPSIGIDTRDGRTRILVGLRSEHWGPTVAHSDDLGATWQEPERGAITFPPDTEAALERVWQIQPDSADRPGVVWAGCEPISVWKSTDGGEHFELNRGLWDHPHRSEWGAGFGGAAAHTVLPSPFDENAIHVAMSTGGVYRSVDGGANWEPRNKGIGATFLPEETPEFGQCVHKVARDPNTPEVLFAQNHGGVYRSGNSGDSWEYIAGGLPADFGFTILAHPRRSDTAWVIPLVADAQRIPPDGQLAVHRTDDGGTSWTRLADGLLQPEFNVVLRDAASVDTAEPAGLYFGTRGGTVYASADEGAHFEPVLTQLPDVLCVRAAVI; encoded by the coding sequence ATGGAAAATAGCGAAGCAACGAATGGCATGCGCTCCGAAATGACCCATCTGCTGGCGGTGGGCACCAAGAAGGGCCTCTGGCTGGGCACGAGCAACGACAGGGTTAATTACAGTTTCACCGGCCCGCACTTCCTGATGCAGGAGATCCCCAGCATCGGCATTGACACCCGCGACGGGCGGACACGGATCCTGGTGGGCCTGCGCAGCGAGCACTGGGGTCCCACGGTGGCGCACTCGGACGACCTCGGCGCCACCTGGCAGGAGCCTGAGCGCGGCGCCATCACCTTCCCGCCCGACACGGAAGCCGCCTTGGAGCGGGTCTGGCAGATCCAGCCCGACTCCGCGGACCGGCCGGGCGTGGTGTGGGCAGGCTGCGAGCCCATCTCGGTATGGAAATCCACTGACGGCGGCGAGCATTTCGAGCTGAACCGCGGGCTGTGGGACCACCCGCACCGCTCCGAGTGGGGCGCCGGATTTGGCGGCGCCGCGGCACACACTGTGCTGCCCAGCCCGTTTGATGAAAATGCCATCCATGTCGCCATGAGCACCGGCGGCGTCTACCGCAGCGTGGACGGCGGCGCCAACTGGGAGCCCCGGAACAAGGGCATCGGTGCCACGTTCCTGCCCGAGGAGACGCCCGAATTCGGCCAGTGCGTGCACAAGGTGGCCCGCGATCCCAACACCCCGGAGGTGCTGTTCGCACAAAACCACGGCGGCGTGTACCGCAGCGGCAACAGCGGTGATTCATGGGAGTACATTGCCGGCGGGCTCCCCGCGGACTTTGGCTTCACCATCCTGGCCCACCCGCGCCGCTCGGACACCGCCTGGGTCATTCCCCTCGTTGCCGATGCCCAGCGGATTCCGCCGGACGGGCAGTTGGCGGTGCACAGGACGGATGACGGCGGGACGTCCTGGACACGGCTGGCCGACGGCCTGCTTCAGCCCGAGTTCAACGTGGTGCTTCGTGATGCGGCTTCCGTTGACACCGCGGAACCGGCAGGGCTGTACTTCGGCACCCGCGGCGGCACCGTGTATGCCAGTGCGGACGAGGGTGCCCACTTTGAGCCTGTGCTGACACAGTTGCCGGATGTCCTGTGCGTCCGCGCCGCCGTGATCTAG
- a CDS encoding heavy-metal-associated domain-containing protein, whose translation MNTTTINVSGMTCGHCVSSVTEELTELAGVENVAVNLNAGGISEVTITSTLTLRPEEISEAVAEAGYLVVANNA comes from the coding sequence ATGAACACCACCACCATCAACGTCTCCGGCATGACCTGCGGCCACTGCGTCAGCTCCGTCACCGAGGAACTCACAGAACTGGCGGGCGTTGAGAACGTCGCCGTCAACCTCAACGCCGGAGGCATCTCCGAGGTCACCATCACCTCCACCCTGACCCTGCGCCCGGAAGAGATCTCCGAGGCCGTTGCCGAGGCCGGCTACCTCGTCGTCGCCAACAACGCCTAG